From a single Brassica napus cultivar Da-Ae chromosome C9, Da-Ae, whole genome shotgun sequence genomic region:
- the LOC106412572 gene encoding vacuolar protein sorting-associated protein 45 homolog isoform X4, whose translation MEMAAMTVMGTCLQLAFSLRILCVLCSFELRDTFVFQKLMYQHESGLFDFRRTESSPLLLVIDKRDDPAMVHELIGLEDNKVDVRAIGSLSKDQQVEVVLSSEQDAFFKANMYENFGDIGMNIKRLVDDFQQVAKSNKNIQRVVDMARFVDSYPEYKKMQGNVSKHVTLVTEMSKLVEARKLMLVSQTEQDLACNGGSWN comes from the exons ATGGAGATGGCGGCTATGACTGTGATGGGAACTTGTCTCCAACTTGCTTTTAGTCTGAGAATTTTGTGTGTCCTGTGTTCATTTGAACTGAGAGATACTTTTGTGTTTCAGAAATTGATGTATCAGCATGAAAGCGGTCTTTTCGATTTTAGACGGACTGAAAGCTCTCCGTTGCTGCTTGTAATTGACAAAAGAGATGACCCG GCAATGGTGCACGAACTCATAGGACTTGAGGATAATAAAGTTGACGTGAGAGCCATTGGAAGTCTTTCAAAAGATCAGCAAGTT GAGGTGGTTTTATCATCAGAACAAGATGCATTCTTCAAAGCTaacatgtatgaaaattttggaGATATCGGAATGAACATCAAGCGATTGGTCGATGACTTTCAGCAGGTGGCCAAGAGTAACAAAAATATCCAGAGAGTAG TGGACATGGCCAGATTTGTTGACAGCTACCCTGAGTACAAAAAAATGCAAGGCAACGTGTCAAAGCATGTAACCCTGGTTACTGAAATGAGCAAGCTAGTTGAAGCAAGGAAACTGATGCTGGTTTCACAAACAGAGCAGGACTTGGCTTGCAACGGTGGCTCGTGGAATTAA
- the LOC106412572 gene encoding vacuolar protein sorting-associated protein 45 homolog isoform X7, which translates to MEMAAMTVMGTCLQLAFSLRILCVLCSFELRDTFVFQKLMYQHESGLFDFRRTESSPLLLVIDKRDDPVTPLLSQWTYQAMVHELIGLEDNKVDVRAIGSLSKDQQVEVVLSSEQDAFFKANMYENFGDIGMNIKRLVDDFQQVAKSNKNIQRVGKYMWTWPDLLTATLSTKKCKATCQSM; encoded by the exons ATGGAGATGGCGGCTATGACTGTGATGGGAACTTGTCTCCAACTTGCTTTTAGTCTGAGAATTTTGTGTGTCCTGTGTTCATTTGAACTGAGAGATACTTTTGTGTTTCAGAAATTGATGTATCAGCATGAAAGCGGTCTTTTCGATTTTAGACGGACTGAAAGCTCTCCGTTGCTGCTTGTAATTGACAAAAGAGATGACCCGGTTACCCCATTGCTTAGTCAGTGGACATATCAG GCAATGGTGCACGAACTCATAGGACTTGAGGATAATAAAGTTGACGTGAGAGCCATTGGAAGTCTTTCAAAAGATCAGCAAGTT GAGGTGGTTTTATCATCAGAACAAGATGCATTCTTCAAAGCTaacatgtatgaaaattttggaGATATCGGAATGAACATCAAGCGATTGGTCGATGACTTTCAGCAGGTGGCCAAGAGTAACAAAAATATCCAGAGAGTAGGTAAATATATG TGGACATGGCCAGATTTGTTGACAGCTACCCTGAGTACAAAAAAATGCAAGGCAACGTGTCAAAGCATGTAA
- the LOC106412572 gene encoding vacuolar protein sorting-associated protein 45 homolog isoform X11, translating to MEMAAMTVMGTCLQLAFSLRILCVLCSFELRDTFVFQKLMYQHESGLFDFRRTESSPLLLVIDKRDDPVTPLLSQWTYQAMVHELIGLEDNKVDVRAIGSLSKDQQVQEVVLSSEQDAFFKANMYENFGDIGMNIKRLVDDFQQVAKSNKNIQRVDLLTATLSTKKCKATCQSM from the exons ATGGAGATGGCGGCTATGACTGTGATGGGAACTTGTCTCCAACTTGCTTTTAGTCTGAGAATTTTGTGTGTCCTGTGTTCATTTGAACTGAGAGATACTTTTGTGTTTCAGAAATTGATGTATCAGCATGAAAGCGGTCTTTTCGATTTTAGACGGACTGAAAGCTCTCCGTTGCTGCTTGTAATTGACAAAAGAGATGACCCGGTTACCCCATTGCTTAGTCAGTGGACATATCAG GCAATGGTGCACGAACTCATAGGACTTGAGGATAATAAAGTTGACGTGAGAGCCATTGGAAGTCTTTCAAAAGATCAGCAAGTT CAGGAGGTGGTTTTATCATCAGAACAAGATGCATTCTTCAAAGCTaacatgtatgaaaattttggaGATATCGGAATGAACATCAAGCGATTGGTCGATGACTTTCAGCAGGTGGCCAAGAGTAACAAAAATATCCAGAGAGTAG ATTTGTTGACAGCTACCCTGAGTACAAAAAAATGCAAGGCAACGTGTCAAAGCATGTAA
- the LOC106412572 gene encoding vacuolar protein sorting-associated protein 45 homolog isoform X2 yields MEMAAMTVMGTCLQLAFSLRILCVLCSFELRDTFVFQKLMYQHESGLFDFRRTESSPLLLVIDKRDDPVTPLLSQWTYQAMVHELIGLEDNKVDVRAIGSLSKDQQVEVVLSSEQDAFFKANMYENFGDIGMNIKRLVDDFQQVAKSNKNIQRVVDMARFVDSYPEYKKMQGNVSKHVTLVTEMSKLVEARKLMLVSQTEQDLACNGGSWN; encoded by the exons ATGGAGATGGCGGCTATGACTGTGATGGGAACTTGTCTCCAACTTGCTTTTAGTCTGAGAATTTTGTGTGTCCTGTGTTCATTTGAACTGAGAGATACTTTTGTGTTTCAGAAATTGATGTATCAGCATGAAAGCGGTCTTTTCGATTTTAGACGGACTGAAAGCTCTCCGTTGCTGCTTGTAATTGACAAAAGAGATGACCCGGTTACCCCATTGCTTAGTCAGTGGACATATCAG GCAATGGTGCACGAACTCATAGGACTTGAGGATAATAAAGTTGACGTGAGAGCCATTGGAAGTCTTTCAAAAGATCAGCAAGTT GAGGTGGTTTTATCATCAGAACAAGATGCATTCTTCAAAGCTaacatgtatgaaaattttggaGATATCGGAATGAACATCAAGCGATTGGTCGATGACTTTCAGCAGGTGGCCAAGAGTAACAAAAATATCCAGAGAGTAG TGGACATGGCCAGATTTGTTGACAGCTACCCTGAGTACAAAAAAATGCAAGGCAACGTGTCAAAGCATGTAACCCTGGTTACTGAAATGAGCAAGCTAGTTGAAGCAAGGAAACTGATGCTGGTTTCACAAACAGAGCAGGACTTGGCTTGCAACGGTGGCTCGTGGAATTAA
- the LOC106412572 gene encoding vacuolar protein sorting-associated protein 45 homolog isoform X15 produces MEMAAMTKLMYQHESGLFDFRRTESSPLLLVIDKRDDPAMVHELIGLEDNKVDVRAIGSLSKDQQVQEVVLSSEQDAFFKANMYENFGDIGMNIKRLVDDFQQVAKSNKNIQRVVDMARFVDSYPEYKKMQGNVSKHVTLVTEMSKLVEARKLMLVSQTEQDLACNGGSWN; encoded by the exons ATGGAGATGGCGGCTATGACT AAATTGATGTATCAGCATGAAAGCGGTCTTTTCGATTTTAGACGGACTGAAAGCTCTCCGTTGCTGCTTGTAATTGACAAAAGAGATGACCCG GCAATGGTGCACGAACTCATAGGACTTGAGGATAATAAAGTTGACGTGAGAGCCATTGGAAGTCTTTCAAAAGATCAGCAAGTT CAGGAGGTGGTTTTATCATCAGAACAAGATGCATTCTTCAAAGCTaacatgtatgaaaattttggaGATATCGGAATGAACATCAAGCGATTGGTCGATGACTTTCAGCAGGTGGCCAAGAGTAACAAAAATATCCAGAGAGTAG TGGACATGGCCAGATTTGTTGACAGCTACCCTGAGTACAAAAAAATGCAAGGCAACGTGTCAAAGCATGTAACCCTGGTTACTGAAATGAGCAAGCTAGTTGAAGCAAGGAAACTGATGCTGGTTTCACAAACAGAGCAGGACTTGGCTTGCAACGGTGGCTCGTGGAATTAA
- the LOC106412572 gene encoding vacuolar protein sorting-associated protein 45 homolog isoform X1 — MEMAAMTVMGTCLQLAFSLRILCVLCSFELRDTFVFQKLMYQHESGLFDFRRTESSPLLLVIDKRDDPVTPLLSQWTYQAMVHELIGLEDNKVDVRAIGSLSKDQQVQEVVLSSEQDAFFKANMYENFGDIGMNIKRLVDDFQQVAKSNKNIQRVVDMARFVDSYPEYKKMQGNVSKHVTLVTEMSKLVEARKLMLVSQTEQDLACNGGSWN; from the exons ATGGAGATGGCGGCTATGACTGTGATGGGAACTTGTCTCCAACTTGCTTTTAGTCTGAGAATTTTGTGTGTCCTGTGTTCATTTGAACTGAGAGATACTTTTGTGTTTCAGAAATTGATGTATCAGCATGAAAGCGGTCTTTTCGATTTTAGACGGACTGAAAGCTCTCCGTTGCTGCTTGTAATTGACAAAAGAGATGACCCGGTTACCCCATTGCTTAGTCAGTGGACATATCAG GCAATGGTGCACGAACTCATAGGACTTGAGGATAATAAAGTTGACGTGAGAGCCATTGGAAGTCTTTCAAAAGATCAGCAAGTT CAGGAGGTGGTTTTATCATCAGAACAAGATGCATTCTTCAAAGCTaacatgtatgaaaattttggaGATATCGGAATGAACATCAAGCGATTGGTCGATGACTTTCAGCAGGTGGCCAAGAGTAACAAAAATATCCAGAGAGTAG TGGACATGGCCAGATTTGTTGACAGCTACCCTGAGTACAAAAAAATGCAAGGCAACGTGTCAAAGCATGTAACCCTGGTTACTGAAATGAGCAAGCTAGTTGAAGCAAGGAAACTGATGCTGGTTTCACAAACAGAGCAGGACTTGGCTTGCAACGGTGGCTCGTGGAATTAA
- the LOC106412572 gene encoding vacuolar protein sorting-associated protein 45 homolog isoform X6, whose translation MEMAAMTKLMYQHESGLFDFRRTESSPLLLVIDKRDDPVTPLLSQWTYQAMVHELIGLEDNKVDVRAIGSLSKDQQVQEVVLSSEQDAFFKANMYENFGDIGMNIKRLVDDFQQVAKSNKNIQRVVDMARFVDSYPEYKKMQGNVSKHVTLVTEMSKLVEARKLMLVSQTEQDLACNGGSWN comes from the exons ATGGAGATGGCGGCTATGACT AAATTGATGTATCAGCATGAAAGCGGTCTTTTCGATTTTAGACGGACTGAAAGCTCTCCGTTGCTGCTTGTAATTGACAAAAGAGATGACCCGGTTACCCCATTGCTTAGTCAGTGGACATATCAG GCAATGGTGCACGAACTCATAGGACTTGAGGATAATAAAGTTGACGTGAGAGCCATTGGAAGTCTTTCAAAAGATCAGCAAGTT CAGGAGGTGGTTTTATCATCAGAACAAGATGCATTCTTCAAAGCTaacatgtatgaaaattttggaGATATCGGAATGAACATCAAGCGATTGGTCGATGACTTTCAGCAGGTGGCCAAGAGTAACAAAAATATCCAGAGAGTAG TGGACATGGCCAGATTTGTTGACAGCTACCCTGAGTACAAAAAAATGCAAGGCAACGTGTCAAAGCATGTAACCCTGGTTACTGAAATGAGCAAGCTAGTTGAAGCAAGGAAACTGATGCTGGTTTCACAAACAGAGCAGGACTTGGCTTGCAACGGTGGCTCGTGGAATTAA
- the LOC106412572 gene encoding vacuolar protein sorting-associated protein 45 homolog isoform X14: protein MYQHESGLFDFRRTESSPLLLVIDKRDDPVTPLLSQWTYQAMVHELIGLEDNKVDVRAIGSLSKDQQVEVVLSSEQDAFFKANMYENFGDIGMNIKRLVDDFQQVAKSNKNIQRVVDMARFVDSYPEYKKMQGNVSKHVTLVTEMSKLVEARKLMLVSQTEQDLACNGGSWN from the exons ATGTATCAGCATGAAAGCGGTCTTTTCGATTTTAGACGGACTGAAAGCTCTCCGTTGCTGCTTGTAATTGACAAAAGAGATGACCCGGTTACCCCATTGCTTAGTCAGTGGACATATCAG GCAATGGTGCACGAACTCATAGGACTTGAGGATAATAAAGTTGACGTGAGAGCCATTGGAAGTCTTTCAAAAGATCAGCAAGTT GAGGTGGTTTTATCATCAGAACAAGATGCATTCTTCAAAGCTaacatgtatgaaaattttggaGATATCGGAATGAACATCAAGCGATTGGTCGATGACTTTCAGCAGGTGGCCAAGAGTAACAAAAATATCCAGAGAGTAG TGGACATGGCCAGATTTGTTGACAGCTACCCTGAGTACAAAAAAATGCAAGGCAACGTGTCAAAGCATGTAACCCTGGTTACTGAAATGAGCAAGCTAGTTGAAGCAAGGAAACTGATGCTGGTTTCACAAACAGAGCAGGACTTGGCTTGCAACGGTGGCTCGTGGAATTAA
- the LOC106412572 gene encoding vacuolar protein sorting-associated protein 45 homolog isoform X5 has translation MEMAAMTVMGTCLQLAFSLRILCVLCSFELRDTFVFQKLMYQHESGLFDFRRTESSPLLLVIDKRDDPVTPLLSQWTYQAMVHELIGLEDNKVDVRAIGSLSKDQQVQEVVLSSEQDAFFKANMYENFGDIGMNIKRLVDDFQQVAKSNKNIQRVGKYMWTWPDLLTATLSTKKCKATCQSM, from the exons ATGGAGATGGCGGCTATGACTGTGATGGGAACTTGTCTCCAACTTGCTTTTAGTCTGAGAATTTTGTGTGTCCTGTGTTCATTTGAACTGAGAGATACTTTTGTGTTTCAGAAATTGATGTATCAGCATGAAAGCGGTCTTTTCGATTTTAGACGGACTGAAAGCTCTCCGTTGCTGCTTGTAATTGACAAAAGAGATGACCCGGTTACCCCATTGCTTAGTCAGTGGACATATCAG GCAATGGTGCACGAACTCATAGGACTTGAGGATAATAAAGTTGACGTGAGAGCCATTGGAAGTCTTTCAAAAGATCAGCAAGTT CAGGAGGTGGTTTTATCATCAGAACAAGATGCATTCTTCAAAGCTaacatgtatgaaaattttggaGATATCGGAATGAACATCAAGCGATTGGTCGATGACTTTCAGCAGGTGGCCAAGAGTAACAAAAATATCCAGAGAGTAGGTAAATATATG TGGACATGGCCAGATTTGTTGACAGCTACCCTGAGTACAAAAAAATGCAAGGCAACGTGTCAAAGCATGTAA
- the LOC106412572 gene encoding vacuolar protein sorting-associated protein 45 homolog isoform X12, which produces MEMAAMTVMGTCLQLAFSLRILCVLCSFELRDTFVFQKLMYQHESGLFDFRRTESSPLLLVIDKRDDPVTPLLSQWTYQAMVHELIGLEDNKVDVRAIGSLSKDQQVEVVLSSEQDAFFKANMYENFGDIGMNIKRLVDDFQQVAKSNKNIQRVDLLTATLSTKKCKATCQSM; this is translated from the exons ATGGAGATGGCGGCTATGACTGTGATGGGAACTTGTCTCCAACTTGCTTTTAGTCTGAGAATTTTGTGTGTCCTGTGTTCATTTGAACTGAGAGATACTTTTGTGTTTCAGAAATTGATGTATCAGCATGAAAGCGGTCTTTTCGATTTTAGACGGACTGAAAGCTCTCCGTTGCTGCTTGTAATTGACAAAAGAGATGACCCGGTTACCCCATTGCTTAGTCAGTGGACATATCAG GCAATGGTGCACGAACTCATAGGACTTGAGGATAATAAAGTTGACGTGAGAGCCATTGGAAGTCTTTCAAAAGATCAGCAAGTT GAGGTGGTTTTATCATCAGAACAAGATGCATTCTTCAAAGCTaacatgtatgaaaattttggaGATATCGGAATGAACATCAAGCGATTGGTCGATGACTTTCAGCAGGTGGCCAAGAGTAACAAAAATATCCAGAGAGTAG ATTTGTTGACAGCTACCCTGAGTACAAAAAAATGCAAGGCAACGTGTCAAAGCATGTAA
- the LOC106412572 gene encoding vacuolar protein sorting-associated protein 45 homolog isoform X16 → MYQHESGLFDFRRTESSPLLLVIDKRDDPAMVHELIGLEDNKVDVRAIGSLSKDQQVQEVVLSSEQDAFFKANMYENFGDIGMNIKRLVDDFQQVAKSNKNIQRVVDMARFVDSYPEYKKMQGNVSKHVTLVTEMSKLVEARKLMLVSQTEQDLACNGGSWN, encoded by the exons ATGTATCAGCATGAAAGCGGTCTTTTCGATTTTAGACGGACTGAAAGCTCTCCGTTGCTGCTTGTAATTGACAAAAGAGATGACCCG GCAATGGTGCACGAACTCATAGGACTTGAGGATAATAAAGTTGACGTGAGAGCCATTGGAAGTCTTTCAAAAGATCAGCAAGTT CAGGAGGTGGTTTTATCATCAGAACAAGATGCATTCTTCAAAGCTaacatgtatgaaaattttggaGATATCGGAATGAACATCAAGCGATTGGTCGATGACTTTCAGCAGGTGGCCAAGAGTAACAAAAATATCCAGAGAGTAG TGGACATGGCCAGATTTGTTGACAGCTACCCTGAGTACAAAAAAATGCAAGGCAACGTGTCAAAGCATGTAACCCTGGTTACTGAAATGAGCAAGCTAGTTGAAGCAAGGAAACTGATGCTGGTTTCACAAACAGAGCAGGACTTGGCTTGCAACGGTGGCTCGTGGAATTAA
- the LOC106412572 gene encoding vacuolar protein sorting-associated protein 45 homolog isoform X3, translated as MEMAAMTVMGTCLQLAFSLRILCVLCSFELRDTFVFQKLMYQHESGLFDFRRTESSPLLLVIDKRDDPAMVHELIGLEDNKVDVRAIGSLSKDQQVQEVVLSSEQDAFFKANMYENFGDIGMNIKRLVDDFQQVAKSNKNIQRVVDMARFVDSYPEYKKMQGNVSKHVTLVTEMSKLVEARKLMLVSQTEQDLACNGGSWN; from the exons ATGGAGATGGCGGCTATGACTGTGATGGGAACTTGTCTCCAACTTGCTTTTAGTCTGAGAATTTTGTGTGTCCTGTGTTCATTTGAACTGAGAGATACTTTTGTGTTTCAGAAATTGATGTATCAGCATGAAAGCGGTCTTTTCGATTTTAGACGGACTGAAAGCTCTCCGTTGCTGCTTGTAATTGACAAAAGAGATGACCCG GCAATGGTGCACGAACTCATAGGACTTGAGGATAATAAAGTTGACGTGAGAGCCATTGGAAGTCTTTCAAAAGATCAGCAAGTT CAGGAGGTGGTTTTATCATCAGAACAAGATGCATTCTTCAAAGCTaacatgtatgaaaattttggaGATATCGGAATGAACATCAAGCGATTGGTCGATGACTTTCAGCAGGTGGCCAAGAGTAACAAAAATATCCAGAGAGTAG TGGACATGGCCAGATTTGTTGACAGCTACCCTGAGTACAAAAAAATGCAAGGCAACGTGTCAAAGCATGTAACCCTGGTTACTGAAATGAGCAAGCTAGTTGAAGCAAGGAAACTGATGCTGGTTTCACAAACAGAGCAGGACTTGGCTTGCAACGGTGGCTCGTGGAATTAA
- the LOC106412572 gene encoding vacuolar protein sorting-associated protein 45 homolog isoform X13, whose protein sequence is MYQHESGLFDFRRTESSPLLLVIDKRDDPVTPLLSQWTYQAMVHELIGLEDNKVDVRAIGSLSKDQQVQEVVLSSEQDAFFKANMYENFGDIGMNIKRLVDDFQQVAKSNKNIQRVVDMARFVDSYPEYKKMQGNVSKHVTLVTEMSKLVEARKLMLVSQTEQDLACNGGSWN, encoded by the exons ATGTATCAGCATGAAAGCGGTCTTTTCGATTTTAGACGGACTGAAAGCTCTCCGTTGCTGCTTGTAATTGACAAAAGAGATGACCCGGTTACCCCATTGCTTAGTCAGTGGACATATCAG GCAATGGTGCACGAACTCATAGGACTTGAGGATAATAAAGTTGACGTGAGAGCCATTGGAAGTCTTTCAAAAGATCAGCAAGTT CAGGAGGTGGTTTTATCATCAGAACAAGATGCATTCTTCAAAGCTaacatgtatgaaaattttggaGATATCGGAATGAACATCAAGCGATTGGTCGATGACTTTCAGCAGGTGGCCAAGAGTAACAAAAATATCCAGAGAGTAG TGGACATGGCCAGATTTGTTGACAGCTACCCTGAGTACAAAAAAATGCAAGGCAACGTGTCAAAGCATGTAACCCTGGTTACTGAAATGAGCAAGCTAGTTGAAGCAAGGAAACTGATGCTGGTTTCACAAACAGAGCAGGACTTGGCTTGCAACGGTGGCTCGTGGAATTAA
- the LOC106412572 gene encoding vacuolar protein sorting-associated protein 45 homolog isoform X8 — protein sequence MEMAAMTKLMYQHESGLFDFRRTESSPLLLVIDKRDDPVTPLLSQWTYQAMVHELIGLEDNKVDVRAIGSLSKDQQVEVVLSSEQDAFFKANMYENFGDIGMNIKRLVDDFQQVAKSNKNIQRVVDMARFVDSYPEYKKMQGNVSKHVTLVTEMSKLVEARKLMLVSQTEQDLACNGGSWN from the exons ATGGAGATGGCGGCTATGACT AAATTGATGTATCAGCATGAAAGCGGTCTTTTCGATTTTAGACGGACTGAAAGCTCTCCGTTGCTGCTTGTAATTGACAAAAGAGATGACCCGGTTACCCCATTGCTTAGTCAGTGGACATATCAG GCAATGGTGCACGAACTCATAGGACTTGAGGATAATAAAGTTGACGTGAGAGCCATTGGAAGTCTTTCAAAAGATCAGCAAGTT GAGGTGGTTTTATCATCAGAACAAGATGCATTCTTCAAAGCTaacatgtatgaaaattttggaGATATCGGAATGAACATCAAGCGATTGGTCGATGACTTTCAGCAGGTGGCCAAGAGTAACAAAAATATCCAGAGAGTAG TGGACATGGCCAGATTTGTTGACAGCTACCCTGAGTACAAAAAAATGCAAGGCAACGTGTCAAAGCATGTAACCCTGGTTACTGAAATGAGCAAGCTAGTTGAAGCAAGGAAACTGATGCTGGTTTCACAAACAGAGCAGGACTTGGCTTGCAACGGTGGCTCGTGGAATTAA
- the LOC106412572 gene encoding vacuolar protein sorting-associated protein 45 homolog isoform X18: MYQHESGLFDFRRTESSPLLLVIDKRDDPAMVHELIGLEDNKVDVRAIGSLSKDQQVEVVLSSEQDAFFKANMYENFGDIGMNIKRLVDDFQQVAKSNKNIQRVVDMARFVDSYPEYKKMQGNVSKHVTLVTEMSKLVEARKLMLVSQTEQDLACNGGSWN, from the exons ATGTATCAGCATGAAAGCGGTCTTTTCGATTTTAGACGGACTGAAAGCTCTCCGTTGCTGCTTGTAATTGACAAAAGAGATGACCCG GCAATGGTGCACGAACTCATAGGACTTGAGGATAATAAAGTTGACGTGAGAGCCATTGGAAGTCTTTCAAAAGATCAGCAAGTT GAGGTGGTTTTATCATCAGAACAAGATGCATTCTTCAAAGCTaacatgtatgaaaattttggaGATATCGGAATGAACATCAAGCGATTGGTCGATGACTTTCAGCAGGTGGCCAAGAGTAACAAAAATATCCAGAGAGTAG TGGACATGGCCAGATTTGTTGACAGCTACCCTGAGTACAAAAAAATGCAAGGCAACGTGTCAAAGCATGTAACCCTGGTTACTGAAATGAGCAAGCTAGTTGAAGCAAGGAAACTGATGCTGGTTTCACAAACAGAGCAGGACTTGGCTTGCAACGGTGGCTCGTGGAATTAA
- the LOC106412572 gene encoding vacuolar protein sorting-associated protein 45 homolog isoform X10: MEMAAMTVMGTCLQLAFSLRILCVLCSFELRDTFVFQKLMYQHESGLFDFRRTESSPLLLVIDKRDDPVTPLLSQWTYQAMVHELIGLEDNKVDVRAIGSLSKDQQVEVVLSSEQDAFFKANMYENFGDIGMNIKRLVDDFQQVAKSNKNIQRWTWPDLLTATLSTKKCKATCQSM; encoded by the exons ATGGAGATGGCGGCTATGACTGTGATGGGAACTTGTCTCCAACTTGCTTTTAGTCTGAGAATTTTGTGTGTCCTGTGTTCATTTGAACTGAGAGATACTTTTGTGTTTCAGAAATTGATGTATCAGCATGAAAGCGGTCTTTTCGATTTTAGACGGACTGAAAGCTCTCCGTTGCTGCTTGTAATTGACAAAAGAGATGACCCGGTTACCCCATTGCTTAGTCAGTGGACATATCAG GCAATGGTGCACGAACTCATAGGACTTGAGGATAATAAAGTTGACGTGAGAGCCATTGGAAGTCTTTCAAAAGATCAGCAAGTT GAGGTGGTTTTATCATCAGAACAAGATGCATTCTTCAAAGCTaacatgtatgaaaattttggaGATATCGGAATGAACATCAAGCGATTGGTCGATGACTTTCAGCAGGTGGCCAAGAGTAACAAAAATATCCAGAGA TGGACATGGCCAGATTTGTTGACAGCTACCCTGAGTACAAAAAAATGCAAGGCAACGTGTCAAAGCATGTAA
- the LOC106412572 gene encoding vacuolar protein sorting-associated protein 45 homolog isoform X9 gives MEMAAMTVMGTCLQLAFSLRILCVLCSFELRDTFVFQKLMYQHESGLFDFRRTESSPLLLVIDKRDDPVTPLLSQWTYQAMVHELIGLEDNKVDVRAIGSLSKDQQVQEVVLSSEQDAFFKANMYENFGDIGMNIKRLVDDFQQVAKSNKNIQRWTWPDLLTATLSTKKCKATCQSM, from the exons ATGGAGATGGCGGCTATGACTGTGATGGGAACTTGTCTCCAACTTGCTTTTAGTCTGAGAATTTTGTGTGTCCTGTGTTCATTTGAACTGAGAGATACTTTTGTGTTTCAGAAATTGATGTATCAGCATGAAAGCGGTCTTTTCGATTTTAGACGGACTGAAAGCTCTCCGTTGCTGCTTGTAATTGACAAAAGAGATGACCCGGTTACCCCATTGCTTAGTCAGTGGACATATCAG GCAATGGTGCACGAACTCATAGGACTTGAGGATAATAAAGTTGACGTGAGAGCCATTGGAAGTCTTTCAAAAGATCAGCAAGTT CAGGAGGTGGTTTTATCATCAGAACAAGATGCATTCTTCAAAGCTaacatgtatgaaaattttggaGATATCGGAATGAACATCAAGCGATTGGTCGATGACTTTCAGCAGGTGGCCAAGAGTAACAAAAATATCCAGAGA TGGACATGGCCAGATTTGTTGACAGCTACCCTGAGTACAAAAAAATGCAAGGCAACGTGTCAAAGCATGTAA